From the Nostoc sp. PCC 7107 genome, the window TCAGCCGGATTTGCACCCCCAGAACAGATGACAGGGAATCAAGTATTTCCCTGTACAGATTTATATGCTTTGGCTGTTACCGCTGTCACCTTGCTCACAGGTGAACCAGCTACACAGTTATTCGACCCATTGATTAACCAGTGGACATGGCGATCGCACGTGAATATTAACCCCCGCCTAGCTGATGTTTTAGATAAAATGCTTTTGCCTGCGGTCAGTCAACGCTTTCAATCAGCGGAGGAAGTGCTAAAAGAACTTTTTCCCCAGCTAATACCCCCAACTACTCTTGGAAACACACCACCCCAACGCCACGGAATAAAGCCGCCTGCCATTTTTTCCACTAGGGATTTATTATCAGGGGCAGCTGTGAGCGGCTTTGAAAGTGCATTAATTGCGATCGCCTTATATAGTCTGATACCCACACCAATCATCGTTTTAACCATCACAATGGTGATTTTAAGTGTGAGCATTTTTGCTCACACTCGACGCTCGATTAAAACCACACATTTATTGATTGTTGCGGTAATTACTTTTGCGATCGTTCTTTTCGTTCCTGCCTTGCAAGCAGGAATGGATATTCAACAAATAGTAATTTTAGGAATTACTGGCAGTTTAGTAGCTATTGCCGTCACCACACTATTTCAGCTTATATACAAGTTATTATCTATGATGTTTTAGCTAAAACTAAGTATGGTTCATTTCTCCCTCAGTGAGTAATTTCAGGAATCAAATTGAGGTACTGTGTAGCATATTTCGTACCAACAGCATCGCAACTAGGAAATTAGAGTTTAACTAAACTTTAACCTAGAGTCACCCATAAAATGAGAAATTACTTTCAGGGTAAGAAAACCAAACAACCAACTATGACGCAACAACATAGAACTAATGAAACTAAAGTTTTGGTTCTAACACTAGCAATCACCTTGGGACTAGTGGGTGGTTTTTTGTGGTGGTTTTCTCACAGCTATGGCATAAAAGCTGGTTATCTTAATAGAACCAGGGTAGACACTCCAACAACGGATACCTTCTCTCAAGTACCTGATGTTCCTACAGGATTATTTAGTTATGGAGGTAGTACTACTTGGGCTCCCATTCGCCAGCAAGTAGATTCGGCAGTGGCGATTGTCTGGCCTAGATTTCAACTACGCTATACTGAGCCGATAGAAGCTGCACCCGGTTCTAGTACAGGAATTAAAATGCTGCTAGGTAATCAGTTAGCATTTTCTCAGTCTTCCCGCGCCTTGAAACCAGAAGAAAACGAACAGGCGAAACAATTGGGATTTACAATCAAAGCAGTTCCAGTTGCAATTGATGGACTGGCGATCGCAGTTAACCACAATCTCAGCATTCCTGGGTTAACCCTTGCTCAACTTAAAGATATCTACACCGGAAAACTCACTAATTGGCAACAGTTAGGTGGGCCGAATTTACCCATAACACCCTATTCTCGTCGCCTAGATGCAGGCGGAACTGTCGATTTTTTTGATGAGAATGTGTTAGCCGGAGAAAAATTTGGTAGTAATGTAAAATTTGTCCACAGCACAACTCCAGCCTTGGAAGAAGTAGCGAAAAACCCTGGTGGAATATATTACGCCTCTGCACCAGAAGTAATCGGACAATGTAGCATCAAACCCTTATCATTGGGTCGAAAATCTGATAAACTCGTTAAACCTTATAAGGAACCCTATATTCCACCAGAAAAATGCCCAAAACAGCGTAATCAACTTAATAAAGAAGCATTTCAAACTGGTGAATATCCCATCACCAGACGTTTATTTGTCATTGTTAAACAAAATGGACAAAGTGATCAGCAAGCTGGAGACGCTTATGCCAATTTGTTGCTCACAGATCAAGGCCAAGAATTAATTGCTAAAGCTGGATTTGTCAGACTTCGCTAATCAAAATCAGCAATTTATAGGAGTAGAAGCACAAATTAGGTCTATGTTGATTATTCAAAGTCTTAGGGCAGATACACAGGAACGTCGGCAGTGGGTTGGGCAGCTTTGCCGATTTGAGGCGACTGGAGTGAGAGGTTTGGAGAGAGGTCTCAAAAATAAGTCGTACATCGCGTAAACTTATGTTCAGCACTTTGCTATGTAGAGTCAAAATTGACAATTGGAGCCTATAGTTAGGCTCCAATAATTCTGTGAATCAACTGTATTTCCACTACACCGCTGATAACAACAAGATAGACAATTGCACTGAAAAAGTCTTGGGTAATCAATACTTTCGACTCTAATTTTGAGTTTTTTTCAAGACCACCCAAATTTAGGTAAAGTTAGCTGATCTTTCTTACTGGAATTTACTACGCTCTTGCCTTAAACAAGCATCATCTTTATTGTTCAATTTAGTTCCTGCTGTCGAGAGGCAAACAAGATAATTAATACGTTCTCTACCAAGAACTATTATTTTTGCCTTGTGAATATCTTGTACAAGAGACAAACTTCACACAGAAGCTTTTTTATCTAGAATGACCCGATTACGCACAATCTGTTTGTGGTGGTCAAACAGATTGGTCAAACACAAGAGTAAGTAGGTGTTGCTGCGCCAACTTACTGATGACTGATCGGGTTCAAATTCTAATAGATGCTGTGACAGGAACTCTAAAAACGTCTTAGCTGGCTCTATTAATTGATTCTGCTGGCAAGCAAATTAGATTATCTCCTTGAGTGAGGATTAAACCTCTTTGACGCAATTTGCCCATTAAGCGGGTAACAGTTACACGAGTAGAGCCAATCGCGCTACCAATTTGGGCATGAGTTAGAGGGAAAGGCAAACAATAGCCTCTAATCACATCGGGATCAGTCTCACTCATTGCTGGTTCGCCATATTCCTCAATTAACAATGTGAGGAATCCTAAGAGTCGGTCAATTGTGCGTCGTTGCCCTAAAGCACTCAGCCACAACAATTTACGTTGATGCTGATACCTAAAGGCATCCATAACTTCGCGCCGGAAGTGAGGCCAATTATCTAAATCATGCCAGTACATCCATAACACCGCAGTTTGGTCAACGTGTGCGTATGCCTGGAGGGTGAATGGTGACTGAGCGACAATTTCAAATGGTTGTCCTGCTCCGACAAAACCCAAGAAGGCTTCTTCTGGAGTTCTGTTAATGCGTCGAGATGTTAGCTGACTGGCAGTAGCACTAACTTGAGCAGTACCTACCATACGGATCGCACCTCTTTGCACCAAATACAGCAATCCAGGTCTAGCTGGAATGCGCTCATCTTTGCTAAAGGTGCGGCAACGATAGTGTTCTTGAGCCCAATCAAGAATACGTTGCCAAGTCAAAAAAGGGCGTGATGCCTCAGAAAAGGAGGATGGAGATTGCATAGGTAACAAAGAGCGTTCGGCTGAAGACAAAGACGTTATAAAACAAGGTGCAAGGAGTGTCTTTGTGTTGGCGGGTAGGCTTAACGCCTAACAGCGCCAGCCATCCAAAGAGTAGAAAGCAATTTTGCCCCTACTCTTTTGTTATACTTCTTACTGTACAATGATGGTAGTAAAGTTTACTTACTATTCATAGAATATTTATTAAATTTTATGCTCTTCTCATTTTTCTTTATATAGATAAAACTTATATCTAAAGAAAGATGACAAGCCACTATTAGAGAAATAATCAAAAGATATTCTTATGGTATTTAGTGCATAGTCGGTCAATAATAAGCAATTACCCATCAGTTAAACAGCTACTACATGCTTTGTTATTTAATACACTAAGTGAAACTACACAAGTGGAAAAAAAGCAGTTCATAGAATTTAAAAAAAATCATCTATATAAAGATAGAGATAATAGCAAAATCTTGTATATCTCAGGAGTAGCACAGCAGTTATCAAAATCTCATAATTCCACCGCTATGGATATAGCCGATAGTATCAGAGCTAAATTATCGGCGACCAGTGGCGACGTTTGTCAGGTCAAAATTGTTCCACCTGGTTGGATTTATTTAGAATTAACTCCTCCTTTTTTGGCAACTTGGTTACAACACTTGGTAATGGGATGCCTGGAACAAGACGGAAAGATGGGAAAAGAAGAAATAAACTCACAATTTAAAGACCACAACCCGGCAAATATTTTTGCTGTTCAATACTCTCATGCACGCTGTTGTTCATTAATATTGCTAGGTCATCAAGAGGGATTAATCCAACTGAGGGAACCTTTACCATATAATCATCCTGCATTTGGGCAGTTATTACCTCAACAGCCAATACCTTGGTTGAATCATGACAAGCAACTTTGCCTCAATCTCTCAACGGAGAAAGATTTACTTGCTCAGTTAGTACAAGTAGTGGACGACCTGGTATGTGCGAGTACTAGTGATGCAATTAACTGGCAAAAAGCAGCTTTGAAGTTGAGTCAAGCGCTAGAAAACTTCTGGTGCCAGTGCCGCATTTGGGGTGATGTAAAAATTTATTCACCGGAACTAGCTCAAGCTAGGCTGGGTTTGGTGATAATTACTCAACGTTTGCTGAGATTTTTGCTAGTAGAAAAACTAGGAGTTACTGCTCCGTGGGAACTGTGAACTTTTATCGTTGCCTAGAACTCATAAATTCAAAGGAGTTATACCAATTCACCAAAATTTTGATATACATACAAAAACTGGCATGACTTAATAATTTATTGAAGTTATAAAGTTGAATTTTCCAGAAACAGCTACACAATTTTGTTAGGAATAAGCGTGCTATTCAATCCGTAGTGTTTCTGACAAGAAATATAACAATTTTTATTATGGCTATTGACGCATAAAAGTAGTTCGACTATACTTTCAGTTGTGTGAGGAGCGAACCAGCAAGAACACCGAGACGAAACACGGCCAGTCGTCGGTGTTCTTTCTGATTTCATGATGTATAAAGGTTGAAATAGCAATCTTTAAGAGAGTAAAAATTTTTTGATCGCGATCGCGGCTCCATCTTTTTCTACACTAGGAGCTATCCACTGAGCGATCGCTTGTACTTCTTTGGGTGCATCTCCCATCGCTACACCAATACCAGCATATTCCAACATTTCTACATCATTAAAGTTATCACCAATAGCCATCACATTATTTCTTTGTAAACCCAGAAGTTCTTCGGCAAAATAACGTACAGCAGCGCCTTTATTAACAGCAGGATTTGTGGCTTCAAAAAAGGTAGCAACAGAAGTTGTCAGGTAAAGTTCTGCGGGTGTGTATTGACGGCGCAAATTTCCCAATAACCGATCAATCGCTTCTGTGTCATCGCACAAAGCTAAAATTTTTGTTGGTTCATGTTCAATTAAAATTTGGCGTAAATCACCCACAGCAATTGGGTTAATTCCTGAGCGTTGTGCATAAATTTTAGTTTCTCTGGTTAACTCCCGCACATAAAGCTCATCATTAATGTAAAAGTGGATAGAAAGAAGCGATCGCCACTGGGGTTGTTCAAAATAGTCTAGTAATTGGTGTGCTATTTCTCTAACCACAGGCAAATGACGATGTATTTTCTGGTTTGTGGGGTCTTGAATCCAGGCTCCCTGATAAGCTGCTAACGGTAGGTTAGAGCCAATTTCTTGATGAAAGCGCAAGGCGGAACGATACATACGTCCAGTCGCAATTGCTACATTAATTCCTTTGGCTTGTACGGCAGCGATCGCTTGCTTGACAGATTTGCTTAAGGAATTAGATTTTCCGGCGATCGTACCATCTATATCTAAAACTAGTAACTTAATCTCTTGTGTAGGTAGAGCTTGATTTTCAGGCGATGCCATATACATAAATTTTTAACCTGTGAACTCCCAGTATGAGGTTAACAGGCATTGGCACAATCTGATTCAGTCAAAATAATTAACCAGAAATACATCGAAAATTATTTATCGTCTTTGTCTCTTTTGTTCATACAGTATGTTTTCGGTAAAGGAGGTTAAAAACATGAAAAACACACAATAACTTATCAAGAAAAATAAAAAACCTAGACGAAAAGTCTAGGTTTTCCACAGTTAAATAAAAGATGATTCTGACAGTAATAATCGACATGAGAAAGGTCTAACAGATGCACAGATATGTTATTAATGCAATGTGCTTTCTGGTGATTAATTGATATTAGTCAATTGAAACAGGTGAGAAAACTCACCTGTTTCTACCGATTAGTTAGACGCTTTGAGCCAGCTTTTTCTGCGTTGTGACATTAAACCAATTCCTGCTACTAAACCAAGACCAATTGCCGCAGAAGGTTCGGGTACAGCTTTGGGGTCGTAGTTATAAGTAACATTAACATTTGCACTGGCTAATGTAGTAACATAAGAGGCAAGATTACCAGGGCCAGAAATACTTGAATTAGCTGTTGCTAAGAAGGTGAAGTCTGTGGTTCCTTGACCTAGGAAATATTGCAAGAAACTGCTATCAGCGAATGTTTTTGTTTCTGTAATACCAGCACTTAATCCAGCAACTGTTCTACCAGAAGTACCACCGTAATCCAATACTCCATCTCTCCTAGCTACGGTGTAAGAATAAGACTGTTCTGGATTTAACTCAAATCGATCTACACCTTCTGGTAGTTGCAAATTCAGTGTACCTGCAAGATTTACTAGGACAGTAGCAGCATTATTGCTTCTGTTTTCAAAGCCTGCATCTCCTTTCAAATTGCCAATAAACTCTATGGTTACACTTTTGAGAGTACCTAGTGCTGAGTTAAACTTTTGAACGCTGATTGTATCCTTGATGTCTGTTATGTAGTAACCATCAGCTGATGCTGCTTCATCTGTAGGTTTGTATTGGTATTGAGTAGAGTAAGAGAGTGAAGCTGCATTTGCTGCGCCTGCGGTGGCTACGATACCTGCTAATGTGGTAGCTGCTGCTAGAGTTTGGAATAGTTTTGTTGTCATGGGAAATTGGGAAATTATCTTCTCAAACTGGATAAACGCAAGATTGCTACACTATTTCTAACTCTTAGTTTCTAGTTCTCGGCTTGCTAAAACTACCGAAATTTATGTGAAGCTTTGATTATGAAAAAACCTGCATAAATCTCCCTTTGAGAACCACAGATAAAGTTTTGTTAAGGTTGACAAATTAGATGGAGATATTGGTTGCGCCTCAATGGACTATCAAAAACCATCAGAAGTTTTGCCCAATCATAACTATTTCAACTCAGCAAATGTTCAGATATCAGCTGAATTTCCTATACATCAAGTTATTTATCGAGGATATATGCACTATTGGTATAATGAGCATGAAAGCTAGTGTGAATCGTTAAAATTTTAAATTTCTGTGGGTGTAATTCGCACTATCTATGATTAAAAAGGCAGAGGTCGATTAATAATCGCCACAATAGTAGATAAAGGTACTTCAGAAAAATACTGTCGCTGAAATTGTTCTTCGCTGACTGCGGCTAAAAATTGAGTGACGGCTGCATCCGCTAGGTTGGCGGAAATTGTTTGGGGATTTTGGCTGATTTGTAAAGAACGGTCTTGTCTTGTGACAATAAATCCGCAATATTTTAAAGCTTTGATTCCTAAAAGCAAGCTTGAATTACCTATACCTAATTTTTCTAGTAGTTGTGTGCGGTTAACTAGCTGCTGTGTACGACTCAGATATTTGGCAATACCAACCAAGGTAAACCAAATTTCTTGGGGTGGTTGGAGGTGAAGTTTAGACCAAGCAAGGGCTAATTGTTGACTATTATAAAGAGAGCGTTGCCACCAAGCACGTAATTCATCCCAGCTAGTGGGGCATTGTTCAAGGATGAGTGGAGAGTGGGGAGTGGGAAGTACTGAGTAATCTTGATTTCGCCAGTCTAGGATTTGTGTTGATTGTTGTTGATTCAATTCTGAGTTAGCACTGGGACGGACGGCGATTAATCTGATTTCATAGCGTTTTTTGAAACTGTTGTAATCTAGTTCAACTATGCAATCAGCTTTGCCTATAGGTAATTCATCCTTATAATGTCCCCACCACACACCAGGAAAAAAATTTTTAGTAGAGTCATCCCGAATATCAAAATCTGTTTTAATGTACTGTACTTTTTTTCCTTGCCAGTCTTGCTGATTGCGATGCCAAGCGTTTTCAAACCAGCAGTTTTGGATGAGTAGTTTTGGGGCTGGGTTTCCCATACCGCAAGGTTCTAACAGTTTCAGTTCTAAAAATAATTCTTTGCCCAAATCAGCTACGGTCACTGTTAAATCTGCTTGAACCGTAGGTATCAATTCTGTACTACCCGAAGATTGCCGCAACTGCTGATTGATTGCTTGGGTAAATAAAGGAATATTTTCTACTGGTAGACTCAAGCCTGCGGCGTAGGGATGTCCACCAAAGCGATGTAATAAATGTGCTTGGTCTTTGACTAGTTGATATAAATCGACAGAATTGATGGAACGGGCTGAACCTCTTGCTAGGGGAATGGAATTGTCTAAACTCTCTTCTGTGCTTAACAAAATTGTGGGACGGCCTGTTTCTTGGGCTACTTGTCCGGCGACTAAGCCTAACACGCCTGCTGGCCATTGGGGATCTTCGAGGACGATGACGCTGGTGGTTGATAAATCTAATTGGGAGAGTTTTTGGACTACTTGGGCTTGTACATCTTTTTGTAATGATTTGCGGCGAGTGTTGGCAAGTTCTGTAACTTCAGCCAATTGATTGCAGTGTTTAGCATCGCGGCTGGTCAATAATTCTACGCAAAAACTCGCATCGCCTTGAATGCGGCTAACTGCGTTGATGCGTGGCCCTAAACCAAAGGAAATATCTGTGGGGCGATCGCCACTTTTTTGGCACAATTCTAATAATCGCCCTACACCTGGTCGTCTTCGTGCGGTTGGAAGTTGTTTAAAGTCTGCTTGTAAACGTTGAATTCCCAATTGTGCTAAATATCGACAATCTCCCTTGAGTTGCACCAAATCGGCAATTAACCCTACTGCGACTAAATCTAATAAATTTTCCAGTGCATCTTGTGGGACATTTGGCAGAGTTTGATAAAGAGCTTCTATTAACTTGTAAGCTACTGCTACCCCAGAAAGATTAAATAAAGGATGAACGCTGGGTAAATAACGGGGATTAATAATTGCTGTAACTGGTGGACGTTCCGCAGGTAAGGTGTGATGGTCTGTAACAATAACATCTATATCTAACTGTTTAGCATAGATAATTTCATCAATATTTGTGCTACCAGTATCACAAGTAACTATTAATTTAAAATTTTGTTTTGCTAAATTATCAATTCCTGAATTATTCAGTCCGTGGGACTCTCTTAGGCGATTGGGAATGTAATAAGTTAACTGACTATGTTGCTGAAAAAATTGCCCTAAACCATCCCATAACACAGCAGTAGAAGTGATACCATCAGCATCAAAATCTCCCCAAATAGCAACTTTTTCACCAAGACTACGCGCTTGCTGTAATCTGGCTATTGCTAGGTGCATTTCTGCTCCAAATTCAAAGGGACTAGCAGGTTGATAAGTTTGATAGTTAACAAAAGCTGCTAGTTGTTGAATATTTTTGATATCTCTTTGCCATAATAATTGTGCAGCATATAGTCCACTAGATGAAGGTGTATACTGTTTGACTGCTGCAATAAACCACTCTGGTGGTTGTTCAGTTGGGGCTAAAAGCCACTGTGTTTGGTCATTTGTCATTTGTCAATAAGATTGAACCGTTAAAGAGAGACTTCTTGAATACTTTCAATATTTGGTAATGGGTATGTCTTTGTTGTTTCAGTTGATCGGTTACGTTGACAACGAATAGCAAACTGACAGTAATTGCAAGTTTTACTACTTTCAATTACTTGTGGGAATAGCTGACCTTTTTGATAAAGTTTTAGGAAATTAGAGAGATAATTTAACAGTTGATTGAGGTCTTTTTCTGTTTGCTGATGTTGCTTATTATTATAGGTAAATTTGATATTCTGTGGTCTGCCTTGAGACTGAACAAACCAGTAAGTCATAGAAATATTTTCTGGCAAATATTCGCTAGTCTCAGCTAATACGTACAGATAAAGACGTGTTTGCCAGTTTTGTTCTAGTTTGTGTTGATCTGGGGGTTTTGGATAAGTTTTCCAATCTAAAATTTGTGCTTGTTGATTATCTGCAATTAATAAATCATAAATAACAGTTAGTAAATAATCTTGAAGTTGTAGGGTACGGTAATGTTCACTGTCACGAAAGGTTTGATTATCTCTTAGAGGTGTGACAATTTCTGGGGCAGCATTGGTAAAAGCAGACATCCAACTTTGCAGTTGCGGATCTGCTTGCAATAAACTATCAATTGGTAAACCCATTTCTTGCTGCTGCATTAACAAGTGAAAACGGCTACCTAAAGTTTGTCTCTCTTCATGTTCAGGATCTGAAGGAGAATTGAGTTGTTCTAAATAAGTATGCTGGAACTGACGGGGACAACGTTCTAATAAATTGAGTTGTCCTTGCGATAGTCGTAATAAATTAGGAGAATTTGATAGCATTATTCTATTGTAGATTTAGCAGCGATCGCTTAGAGTAATCAGGTCTGATTTGTAATAATTTTTATTTTGAGTATCATTGTGTTCATCTCAAATAAACTATAAGTAATTAATGAGATTATTCGTTATAGTCAAGTTTTCGTTGAAAATCTTCAAAATGCTCTGTAAAAATAAATCTTGAATATATATGTTTTGGGCTAACTGGACAATAAATGCCAGGCTGTAATTGATGTTTTGTGATTAACTTTTTATCTTCATAACCAATTATGATTAATTCCGAACCGCATACTGCACATAAAATCCAACATCCATTTGTATAAATATCAAGAGCTTTCTGTAAGTTGTCACACTCACTATCATAAATAAAATTTTCTCTATTCATTACTATCTAAAACTTTAACTTAAAACTTCAGTCAACAAATCGCGGTGTATTAAGGCACGATCGACTAAAGATTGAATTTGTGCTGATAAAAGTGGCTCACCATTTGCATAATGTTCCAGCCAAGTTTTACAAATTATATTTGCATCATCTGGTAAATTATCTAAATCCCATCCAGGTATCGCTAAATCTTCCATTAAACGATTGACTTTGGGATCATAACTCAAGGCAAAACAGCGACAACCTTCAGCAGCAGCCATAATTAAACTGTGCAATCGCATTCCAATTGCCATTTCAACACCACGATATACACCTTTTAAAAGTTGTGGATCTTCCAGACATAATATTTGACTAACATCTGCAAGATGAGGTTGAATTGCTTGGGCAATGGCTAAATCTTCACTTCTTTGAAATGGCAGCAGTAAAATAAATGCTTGGGTAGCTGTTTGAAAATCAACTAATGCCTTCGTGAGTTTAGCTAGATGTTTTGCTGTCAATTGAGGATGCGATCGCAATGTTACCGCAACTCTCGGTGCAGGTAAATCTGCTAATCCTGTTACTGGTTTACCTTGTAACGCCCAAACGGGATCAGGTGCGATGATATGGGGAATTTGCCAATCTGATAATAAAGCCGCACTGGCGCGATCGCGTACACTAATTTTGGTGCAGCCAGCAAAGTTGCGTTTTGCTAACCA encodes:
- a CDS encoding substrate-binding domain-containing protein; amino-acid sequence: MTQQHRTNETKVLVLTLAITLGLVGGFLWWFSHSYGIKAGYLNRTRVDTPTTDTFSQVPDVPTGLFSYGGSTTWAPIRQQVDSAVAIVWPRFQLRYTEPIEAAPGSSTGIKMLLGNQLAFSQSSRALKPEENEQAKQLGFTIKAVPVAIDGLAIAVNHNLSIPGLTLAQLKDIYTGKLTNWQQLGGPNLPITPYSRRLDAGGTVDFFDENVLAGEKFGSNVKFVHSTTPALEEVAKNPGGIYYASAPEVIGQCSIKPLSLGRKSDKLVKPYKEPYIPPEKCPKQRNQLNKEAFQTGEYPITRRLFVIVKQNGQSDQQAGDAYANLLLTDQGQELIAKAGFVRLR
- a CDS encoding Crp/Fnr family transcriptional regulator, whose protein sequence is MQSPSSFSEASRPFLTWQRILDWAQEHYRCRTFSKDERIPARPGLLYLVQRGAIRMVGTAQVSATASQLTSRRINRTPEEAFLGFVGAGQPFEIVAQSPFTLQAYAHVDQTAVLWMYWHDLDNWPHFRREVMDAFRYQHQRKLLWLSALGQRRTIDRLLGFLTLLIEEYGEPAMSETDPDVIRGYCLPFPLTHAQIGSAIGSTRVTVTRLMGKLRQRGLILTQGDNLICLPAESINRAS
- a CDS encoding DALR anticodon-binding domain-containing protein; its protein translation is MEKKQFIEFKKNHLYKDRDNSKILYISGVAQQLSKSHNSTAMDIADSIRAKLSATSGDVCQVKIVPPGWIYLELTPPFLATWLQHLVMGCLEQDGKMGKEEINSQFKDHNPANIFAVQYSHARCCSLILLGHQEGLIQLREPLPYNHPAFGQLLPQQPIPWLNHDKQLCLNLSTEKDLLAQLVQVVDDLVCASTSDAINWQKAALKLSQALENFWCQCRIWGDVKIYSPELAQARLGLVIITQRLLRFLLVEKLGVTAPWEL
- a CDS encoding Cof-type HAD-IIB family hydrolase is translated as MYMASPENQALPTQEIKLLVLDIDGTIAGKSNSLSKSVKQAIAAVQAKGINVAIATGRMYRSALRFHQEIGSNLPLAAYQGAWIQDPTNQKIHRHLPVVREIAHQLLDYFEQPQWRSLLSIHFYINDELYVRELTRETKIYAQRSGINPIAVGDLRQILIEHEPTKILALCDDTEAIDRLLGNLRRQYTPAELYLTTSVATFFEATNPAVNKGAAVRYFAEELLGLQRNNVMAIGDNFNDVEMLEYAGIGVAMGDAPKEVQAIAQWIAPSVEKDGAAIAIKKFLLS
- a CDS encoding choice-of-anchor E domain-containing protein codes for the protein MTTKLFQTLAAATTLAGIVATAGAANAASLSYSTQYQYKPTDEAASADGYYITDIKDTISVQKFNSALGTLKSVTIEFIGNLKGDAGFENRSNNAATVLVNLAGTLNLQLPEGVDRFELNPEQSYSYTVARRDGVLDYGGTSGRTVAGLSAGITETKTFADSSFLQYFLGQGTTDFTFLATANSSISGPGNLASYVTTLASANVNVTYNYDPKAVPEPSAAIGLGLVAGIGLMSQRRKSWLKASN
- the recJ gene encoding single-stranded-DNA-specific exonuclease RecJ, translating into MTNDQTQWLLAPTEQPPEWFIAAVKQYTPSSSGLYAAQLLWQRDIKNIQQLAAFVNYQTYQPASPFEFGAEMHLAIARLQQARSLGEKVAIWGDFDADGITSTAVLWDGLGQFFQQHSQLTYYIPNRLRESHGLNNSGIDNLAKQNFKLIVTCDTGSTNIDEIIYAKQLDIDVIVTDHHTLPAERPPVTAIINPRYLPSVHPLFNLSGVAVAYKLIEALYQTLPNVPQDALENLLDLVAVGLIADLVQLKGDCRYLAQLGIQRLQADFKQLPTARRRPGVGRLLELCQKSGDRPTDISFGLGPRINAVSRIQGDASFCVELLTSRDAKHCNQLAEVTELANTRRKSLQKDVQAQVVQKLSQLDLSTTSVIVLEDPQWPAGVLGLVAGQVAQETGRPTILLSTEESLDNSIPLARGSARSINSVDLYQLVKDQAHLLHRFGGHPYAAGLSLPVENIPLFTQAINQQLRQSSGSTELIPTVQADLTVTVADLGKELFLELKLLEPCGMGNPAPKLLIQNCWFENAWHRNQQDWQGKKVQYIKTDFDIRDDSTKNFFPGVWWGHYKDELPIGKADCIVELDYNSFKKRYEIRLIAVRPSANSELNQQQSTQILDWRNQDYSVLPTPHSPLILEQCPTSWDELRAWWQRSLYNSQQLALAWSKLHLQPPQEIWFTLVGIAKYLSRTQQLVNRTQLLEKLGIGNSSLLLGIKALKYCGFIVTRQDRSLQISQNPQTISANLADAAVTQFLAAVSEEQFQRQYFSEVPLSTIVAIINRPLPF
- a CDS encoding PD-(D/E)XK nuclease family protein; protein product: MLSNSPNLLRLSQGQLNLLERCPRQFQHTYLEQLNSPSDPEHEERQTLGSRFHLLMQQQEMGLPIDSLLQADPQLQSWMSAFTNAAPEIVTPLRDNQTFRDSEHYRTLQLQDYLLTVIYDLLIADNQQAQILDWKTYPKPPDQHKLEQNWQTRLYLYVLAETSEYLPENISMTYWFVQSQGRPQNIKFTYNNKQHQQTEKDLNQLLNYLSNFLKLYQKGQLFPQVIESSKTCNYCQFAIRCQRNRSTETTKTYPLPNIESIQEVSL
- the csaB gene encoding polysaccharide pyruvyl transferase CsaB, which produces MRALLSGYYGKGNGGDEALLATLLQMLPSHVTPVVLSGNPEETRDRYNVETHNRMAMLPILQALRSCDAFIWGGGSLIQDVTSTISPLYYGGLMTLAQTMNLKTIAWAQGIGPLVRPQTRWLAKRNFAGCTKISVRDRASAALLSDWQIPHIIAPDPVWALQGKPVTGLADLPAPRVAVTLRSHPQLTAKHLAKLTKALVDFQTATQAFILLLPFQRSEDLAIAQAIQPHLADVSQILCLEDPQLLKGVYRGVEMAIGMRLHSLIMAAAEGCRCFALSYDPKVNRLMEDLAIPGWDLDNLPDDANIICKTWLEHYANGEPLLSAQIQSLVDRALIHRDLLTEVLS